A window from Streptomyces sp. NBC_00299 encodes these proteins:
- a CDS encoding PQQ-dependent sugar dehydrogenase: MSVRTRSTAIIGTVCLVATLALTAASADEPASPQEAAKVTLKNVAKAQNPTAGAAGPGGKLWIAERPGTVRVLDSNGLSRPVLDISAETTTDGERGLLGIAFDKRFAHFYISFTNLEGTSTVDEFAVRNGKIQPQTRRTVITQTQPYANHNGGDIKFGPDGYLYIALGDGGSGGDPHGNGQNLDTLLGKLLRIDPRGGKPYAIPSDNPFVNDPNAKDEIWAYGLRNPWRFSFDSGTGDLFIGDVGQNDWEEIDWAPASSKGGENYGWAQMEGTHPFRGGTEPANHVPPVHEYDRANFGCSVTGGFVYRGKAIPALKGQYVYSDYCDGTVRSLQLKNGKVTAVNDLGVNGGEVISFAQGGNGELYVLAIGGSVFRIDPA, translated from the coding sequence GTGAGTGTTCGCACCAGAAGCACGGCGATCATCGGCACCGTCTGTCTCGTCGCTACCCTCGCCTTGACCGCGGCGTCGGCCGACGAGCCCGCCTCACCACAGGAAGCGGCGAAGGTCACCCTCAAGAACGTGGCCAAGGCCCAGAATCCGACGGCCGGCGCGGCCGGTCCCGGCGGGAAGCTCTGGATCGCCGAACGCCCGGGCACCGTAAGGGTCCTGGACAGCAACGGGCTCAGCCGGCCCGTCCTCGACATTTCCGCCGAGACCACCACCGACGGCGAACGCGGGCTGCTGGGCATCGCGTTCGACAAGAGGTTCGCGCACTTCTACATCTCGTTCACGAACCTCGAAGGCACCAGCACCGTGGACGAGTTCGCCGTACGGAACGGCAAGATCCAGCCGCAGACCCGGCGTACGGTCATCACCCAGACGCAGCCCTACGCCAACCACAACGGCGGCGACATCAAGTTCGGCCCCGACGGCTACCTCTACATCGCGCTCGGCGACGGCGGCTCGGGCGGCGATCCGCACGGCAACGGGCAGAACCTCGACACGTTGCTCGGCAAGCTCCTGCGGATCGACCCGAGGGGCGGCAAGCCGTACGCGATCCCGTCGGACAACCCGTTCGTGAACGACCCGAACGCGAAGGACGAGATCTGGGCGTACGGGCTGCGCAACCCGTGGCGGTTCTCCTTCGACTCGGGCACGGGCGACCTCTTCATCGGTGACGTCGGCCAGAACGACTGGGAGGAGATCGACTGGGCCCCGGCGAGCAGCAAGGGCGGAGAGAACTACGGCTGGGCCCAGATGGAGGGCACCCATCCCTTCCGCGGCGGCACGGAACCCGCGAACCACGTGCCACCGGTCCACGAGTACGACCGCGCCAACTTCGGCTGCTCGGTGACCGGCGGCTTCGTCTACCGGGGCAAGGCGATCCCGGCCCTCAAGGGCCAGTACGTGTACAGCGACTACTGCGACGGCACCGTCCGCTCACTGCAGTTGAAGAACGGCAAGGTGACCGCCGTGAACGACCTCGGAGTCAACGGCGGCGAGGTCATCTCCTTCGCGCAGGGCGGCAACGGCGAACTGTACGTGCTCGCGATCGGCGGCAGCGTCTTCCGCATCGACCCGGCGTAA
- a CDS encoding glutamate decarboxylase, translated as MSIPQADALPASESDTSTSSPHPGHPSTDTLVLPVDELPESASSPELVGRRVRDELMLDGNARLNLATFVTTWMEPQAQQLMAETAEKNLADRAEYPQITAIKERCVRMLARLWHAPHPEQVRGCSTTGSSEAAMLGGLALKRRWQDRRRTQGKDTARPNIVMGANVQVCWKKFANYFEVKPRFVPMEPGRYHLTPDTLTAHCDDNTIGVVTVLGSTFDGSYEPVADICVALDGYQAATGSDIPVHVDGASGAMLAPFLDPGLMWDFQLERVASINTSGHKFGHVFPGLGWALWRNAEALPDDLVFEVDYLGGRSPSFTLNFSRPGAHVVAQYYSFLRYGFEGLRNLAAKNRTTARLLATRIQAISPYELLTDGSELPAFAFRLTPGTPGFTVFDVAQAMRARGWHLPAYAFPAPCQDICVLRLVVRTGFTAELAAMFIADLTEVTKQLHTTY; from the coding sequence ATGTCCATCCCGCAAGCCGACGCCCTCCCCGCAAGCGAGTCCGACACCTCCACCTCTTCACCCCACCCCGGCCACCCATCCACCGACACCCTCGTGCTGCCGGTCGACGAACTGCCCGAGTCGGCGTCGTCGCCGGAACTGGTCGGCCGCCGCGTGCGGGACGAGTTGATGCTCGACGGCAATGCCCGGCTGAACCTCGCCACGTTCGTGACGACGTGGATGGAGCCACAGGCTCAGCAGTTGATGGCGGAGACCGCGGAGAAGAACCTCGCGGACCGCGCGGAGTACCCGCAGATCACGGCGATAAAGGAGCGCTGCGTGCGGATGCTGGCCCGGCTCTGGCACGCGCCCCACCCGGAGCAGGTCCGCGGCTGCTCCACCACCGGCTCCAGCGAGGCGGCCATGCTCGGCGGACTGGCGCTCAAGCGCCGCTGGCAGGACCGCCGGCGCACCCAGGGCAAGGACACGGCCCGCCCTAACATCGTCATGGGCGCGAACGTCCAGGTCTGCTGGAAGAAGTTCGCCAACTACTTCGAGGTCAAGCCCCGTTTCGTCCCGATGGAACCGGGCCGCTACCACCTCACCCCCGACACCCTCACCGCCCACTGCGACGACAACACGATCGGCGTCGTGACCGTCCTCGGGTCCACCTTCGACGGCTCCTACGAGCCCGTTGCGGACATCTGCGTGGCCCTCGACGGGTACCAGGCCGCCACCGGCAGCGACATCCCCGTCCATGTCGACGGGGCGTCCGGCGCCATGCTGGCCCCATTCCTCGACCCGGGTCTCATGTGGGACTTCCAGCTCGAACGCGTCGCCTCCATCAACACCTCGGGGCACAAGTTCGGGCACGTCTTTCCCGGTCTCGGGTGGGCCCTGTGGCGCAATGCCGAAGCCCTCCCCGACGATCTGGTCTTCGAGGTCGACTACCTCGGCGGCCGCTCCCCCAGCTTCACCCTCAACTTCTCCCGCCCGGGCGCCCACGTCGTCGCGCAGTACTACAGCTTCCTCAGGTACGGCTTCGAAGGTCTGCGCAACCTGGCAGCGAAGAACCGCACGACAGCGCGCCTGCTCGCCACCCGCATCCAGGCCATCTCCCCCTACGAACTGCTCACGGACGGCTCCGAACTCCCCGCCTTCGCCTTCCGCCTGACACCCGGCACGCCGGGCTTCACGGTCTTCGACGTCGCCCAGGCGATGCGAGCACGAGGCTGGCATCTGCCCGCCTATGCCTTCCCCGCCCCCTGCCAGGACATCTGCGTCCTGCGCCTGGTGGTACGCACCGGGTTCACCGCCGAACTCGCCGCCATGTTCATCGCAGACCTGACGGAAGTCACCAAGCAACTCCACACCACGTACTGA
- a CDS encoding potassium channel family protein, whose amino-acid sequence MFPGFLARVVELLSGRQGRSLHVRAAGAATVVLAVVILVGSGLVVSAERDAPGARLTSYPLALWWSVETATTVGYGDYYPVTLWGRLIAVVVMVVGITAYGMVTAALATWFVGRDEERRHRRMHEAEQAVEQTYAEVTRAVHERFDRLERMLEGDGRTP is encoded by the coding sequence ATGTTTCCCGGTTTCCTGGCCCGGGTGGTCGAGCTGCTGTCGGGCCGTCAGGGGCGTTCGCTGCATGTGAGGGCGGCCGGAGCCGCGACGGTCGTCCTCGCGGTCGTGATCCTGGTGGGTTCGGGCCTCGTGGTGTCCGCCGAGCGGGATGCGCCCGGGGCGCGGCTGACCTCGTATCCGCTGGCGCTGTGGTGGTCGGTGGAGACCGCGACGACGGTCGGGTACGGCGACTACTATCCGGTGACGTTGTGGGGGCGGCTGATCGCGGTCGTGGTGATGGTCGTCGGGATCACGGCCTACGGGATGGTCACCGCGGCCCTGGCCACCTGGTTCGTGGGACGGGACGAGGAACGCCGACACCGCCGCATGCACGAGGCGGAGCAAGCGGTGGAGCAGACGTACGCGGAGGTGACCCGCGCCGTGCACGAGCGTTTCGATCGCCTCGAACGAATGCTGGAGGGCGACGGCAGGACGCCGTGA
- a CDS encoding GlxA family transcriptional regulator — protein sequence MTHRVAFLVFDEVTLLDVSGPLEVLHQAGRLGHGYTPLLASPRGGDVTTSSGLTLARTVAATEVGPVDTLVVAGADRLAERRAEPELLSAAAALAERAPRVASVCTGAFVLAELGLLDGRRATTHWRHAKTLAHRHPGVHVEPDALHIRDGRYVTSAGISAGIDLALALVEHDHGAATAREVARELVVFMQRPGGQSQFSTALATPPPRSDLLTSLTASVLADPAADHSLPAMAAAAAVSTRHLTRLFRTELHTTPARWVERVRLDRAQQLLLDGHSVTSAAHLSGLGTDETLRRAFARHLGTTPTDYRRRFATTRLPHTPV from the coding sequence ATGACCCACCGGGTTGCTTTCCTGGTGTTCGACGAGGTCACGCTGCTCGACGTCAGCGGCCCTCTGGAGGTACTGCACCAGGCCGGACGGCTGGGCCACGGCTATACGCCGCTCCTGGCCTCCCCGCGCGGAGGCGACGTCACGACCTCGTCGGGCCTGACACTGGCCCGGACCGTGGCCGCGACCGAGGTCGGTCCGGTCGACACGCTCGTGGTCGCCGGAGCCGACCGGCTGGCCGAGCGGCGCGCTGAGCCAGAACTCCTGAGCGCGGCTGCCGCCCTCGCCGAGCGGGCGCCCCGGGTCGCGTCGGTCTGCACCGGTGCCTTCGTCCTGGCCGAGCTGGGCCTGCTGGACGGGCGCAGGGCCACCACACACTGGCGGCACGCCAAGACGCTCGCCCACCGCCACCCCGGGGTGCATGTCGAGCCGGACGCCCTGCACATCCGGGACGGCCGCTATGTCACCTCTGCCGGCATCAGCGCCGGCATCGATCTGGCCCTCGCGCTGGTCGAGCACGACCACGGAGCGGCCACGGCCCGGGAGGTCGCCCGCGAACTGGTCGTCTTCATGCAACGCCCGGGCGGGCAGTCACAGTTCTCCACGGCGCTGGCGACCCCGCCGCCCCGCAGCGACCTGCTGACCTCACTGACCGCGTCCGTGCTCGCGGACCCGGCCGCCGATCACAGCCTGCCCGCCATGGCCGCAGCGGCCGCCGTCAGCACCCGGCACCTGACCCGGCTGTTCCGGACCGAACTGCACACCACACCCGCCCGTTGGGTCGAACGCGTCCGCCTCGACCGCGCACAGCAACTCCTCCTCGACGGCCACAGCGTGACCTCGGCGGCGCACCTCAGCGGACTCGGCACGGACGAAACCCTCCGCCGCGCCTTCGCCCGCCACCTGGGCACGACCCCGACGGACTACCGACGGCGTTTCGCCACCACGCGCCTGCCGCACACCCCCGTGTGA
- a CDS encoding HD domain-containing protein translates to MSEVVAGVEIPDSALAREATELVRDVASPLLYDHSRRVFLFGALRGREQGLRFDPELLYVGAMFHDLGLTERFRRTDRRFEIDGADEARRFLQAHGVTGGPADRVWTAIALHTTPEIPLHMAPEVALVTRGVELDVLGIGYHAVSDEQRAAVVAAHPRPDFKNGILAAFTEGIEDRPETTFGNVKADVLAHFSPGFVRGDFVEVIKNSEWPE, encoded by the coding sequence ATGAGTGAAGTCGTCGCGGGCGTGGAGATCCCGGACAGCGCACTGGCACGGGAAGCGACCGAGCTGGTCCGGGACGTCGCCTCACCGCTGCTGTACGACCACTCACGGCGGGTGTTCCTGTTCGGGGCGCTGCGCGGGCGGGAGCAGGGTCTGCGCTTCGACCCTGAACTGCTGTACGTGGGGGCGATGTTCCACGACCTGGGGCTGACCGAGCGCTTCCGGCGCACCGACCGGCGTTTCGAGATCGACGGTGCCGACGAGGCCCGCCGCTTCCTGCAGGCCCACGGCGTCACCGGCGGGCCGGCCGATCGGGTCTGGACGGCCATCGCCCTGCACACCACCCCGGAGATCCCCCTGCACATGGCACCCGAAGTGGCCCTCGTCACCCGGGGTGTGGAGCTGGACGTCCTGGGCATCGGCTACCACGCCGTCTCCGACGAGCAACGCGCGGCCGTGGTCGCGGCCCACCCCCGGCCCGACTTCAAGAACGGGATCCTCGCCGCTTTCACCGAGGGCATCGAGGACCGCCCCGAGACGACGTTCGGCAACGTCAAGGCCGACGTGCTGGCCCACTTCTCGCCCGGCTTCGTACGCGGCGACTTCGTGGAGGTCATCAAGAACTCGGAGTGGCCCGAGTAG
- a CDS encoding dihydrofolate reductase family protein, with protein sequence MTATYTFDVFSSLDGYGAAGGDWTGYWGKQGPELLDRRLALYGEEQRMVFGANTYRLFAQMTAASTEESEVRDPWVTRMRNMPTTVVSTSLEGPLDWPDATVASGDAVDVVARMREESDVPLRSHGSLSMNRALMAAGLVDRVQVTLFPVITGRTGLDPIFQGAADFDLELIEHRTLDGHIQELIYRPTLHA encoded by the coding sequence ATGACCGCGACGTACACCTTCGACGTCTTTTCCAGCCTCGACGGCTACGGCGCCGCCGGCGGCGACTGGACCGGCTACTGGGGCAAGCAGGGCCCCGAGCTCCTCGACCGCCGCCTGGCCCTGTACGGCGAGGAGCAACGGATGGTGTTCGGGGCCAACACGTATCGGCTGTTCGCGCAGATGACGGCGGCGAGCACCGAAGAGTCCGAGGTGCGTGACCCCTGGGTCACGCGGATGCGGAACATGCCGACAACGGTCGTGTCGACCAGCCTGGAGGGACCCCTCGACTGGCCCGACGCGACCGTCGCGAGCGGCGACGCCGTCGACGTCGTCGCCCGGATGAGGGAGGAGTCCGACGTACCGTTGCGCTCGCACGGGAGCCTGTCGATGAACCGTGCGCTGATGGCCGCCGGCCTGGTCGACCGCGTCCAGGTGACCCTCTTCCCTGTGATCACCGGCCGGACCGGGCTGGACCCGATCTTCCAGGGTGCGGCCGACTTCGACCTCGAACTGATCGAGCACCGGACGCTCGACGGCCACATCCAGGAGCTCATCTATCGGCCCACGCTGCATGCCTGA
- a CDS encoding snapalysin family zinc-dependent metalloprotease: MHVRRLTGGLAAACVVSLSLMGGQAVAGPLEAADTPLAARVLTYDAGGSAEFRSAVDRGAAIWNESVDAVELRPAGAGQRANIRVLADNGWPRALPTTLGNGTVYIGRQAVDQGYDTIRISAHELGHILGLPDRKPGPCSSLMSGSSAGTACTNPYPDAAEKAEVEGNFGGALVGRAPAAGTELIVD; this comes from the coding sequence ATGCACGTACGTAGGCTGACCGGAGGCCTGGCCGCTGCCTGTGTGGTGTCCCTGTCCCTGATGGGTGGCCAGGCGGTGGCCGGTCCGCTCGAAGCGGCGGACACCCCCCTGGCAGCCCGTGTCCTCACCTACGACGCCGGCGGCTCCGCGGAGTTCAGGAGCGCCGTCGACCGGGGCGCGGCGATCTGGAACGAGAGCGTCGACGCCGTCGAGTTGCGGCCGGCCGGCGCCGGGCAGCGCGCGAACATACGGGTCCTCGCGGACAACGGCTGGCCGCGCGCCCTGCCCACCACGCTCGGCAACGGCACCGTCTACATCGGGCGCCAGGCCGTCGACCAGGGCTACGACACGATCCGCATCTCCGCCCACGAACTCGGGCACATCCTGGGCCTGCCCGACCGCAAGCCCGGACCGTGCTCCAGCCTGATGTCCGGTTCCAGCGCCGGTACCGCATGCACGAACCCGTACCCGGACGCGGCGGAGAAGGCGGAGGTCGAGGGGAACTTCGGCGGCGCGCTCGTCGGGCGGGCACCGGCGGCCGGCACCGAACTGATCGTGGACTGA
- a CDS encoding pyridoxal-phosphate dependent enzyme: MTSDGRFPQPASLGTWPTPLEPVPRLARALGLGPDDLWVKRDDLTGLGGGGNKIRKLEWLCGAALAEGATTLVTTGAPQSNHARLTAAAAARLGLGAVLVLAGTPGSSASGNLALDGLFGARVVWAGSAGGEALAATAVQVEQQLRNRGEVPVLIPFGGSSVTGARGYQECGRELLTQAPDISTVVVALGSGGTMAGLVGALGAERVLGVHCGAVPDPAGTVATLVSGLSGTHQAPEALRVRLDQVGDGYAALTEPVMAALTLTARTEGLVLDPVYTGRAMAGLAAAVEDGDIRPGRRTVFLHSGGLPGLFGHQATLTRAEAELTAED, translated from the coding sequence ATGACCTCCGACGGCCGATTCCCACAACCGGCCTCGCTCGGCACCTGGCCGACCCCGCTCGAGCCCGTGCCGCGCCTGGCCCGCGCGCTCGGTCTAGGGCCGGACGACCTGTGGGTCAAACGGGACGATCTCACGGGCCTGGGCGGCGGCGGAAACAAGATCCGCAAGCTCGAGTGGCTGTGCGGCGCGGCGCTGGCCGAGGGCGCGACGACCCTCGTGACCACAGGCGCGCCGCAGAGCAATCACGCGCGGCTGACCGCGGCCGCTGCGGCCCGGCTGGGCCTGGGTGCCGTACTCGTGCTCGCCGGCACACCCGGATCGTCGGCGTCCGGAAACCTGGCCCTGGACGGGCTCTTCGGCGCCAGGGTCGTCTGGGCGGGGTCCGCAGGCGGCGAAGCGCTCGCCGCGACGGCGGTTCAGGTGGAGCAGCAGCTACGCAACCGGGGCGAGGTCCCGGTGCTGATCCCCTTCGGCGGTTCCAGCGTGACCGGTGCGCGCGGCTATCAGGAGTGCGGGCGTGAACTCCTCACGCAGGCCCCGGACATCTCCACCGTCGTGGTCGCACTGGGCTCCGGCGGGACCATGGCCGGCCTGGTCGGCGCACTGGGCGCCGAGCGCGTCCTCGGCGTCCACTGCGGCGCCGTCCCCGACCCTGCCGGGACCGTGGCCACGCTCGTCTCCGGGCTGTCCGGCACACACCAGGCCCCGGAAGCGCTCCGAGTGAGGCTCGACCAGGTGGGCGACGGATACGCCGCACTGACCGAGCCCGTCATGGCCGCGCTGACCCTCACTGCCCGTACCGAAGGTCTCGTGCTCGATCCCGTCTACACCGGGCGCGCGATGGCGGGCCTCGCCGCAGCCGTCGAGGACGGCGACATCCGCCCCGGCCGACGCACCGTCTTCCTGCACTCGGGCGGCCTACCTGGACTCTTCGGTCACCAGGCGACCCTCACGAGAGCGGAGGCCGAGCTGACCGCCGAAGACTGA
- a CDS encoding NAD(+)/NADH kinase, with translation MTLNRLGLVVHGGRPEAVEAARVVRAWCEEHAVRCTDIDVWGEDGHRRGARAEVEAAGNPDLVVTLGGDGTFLRGARLAAQNDALVLGVDLGRVGFLTEVPASGVRAALDAVREDRLTLDTRMLLAMRASCPLKVPAGLEEWVRYGRGPLLPPPQVRPDCEINDEWGIPLDVTALNDVVLEKLARDRQVSVGVYISGRLLAAYSADALLVATPTGSTAYSFAAGGPVVSPRAEALVFTPVAPHMAFDRSIVTAPNEAVGLRVLERSGPAAVSIDGQVRGVLDPGDWIGVYAAPRRLRAARLGPMDFYGRLRERMNLTDAPAAVADGSPAPLWSVSTPPPGDLAHLALLGVPDGPSTIQ, from the coding sequence ATGACGTTGAACCGGCTCGGCCTGGTCGTGCACGGCGGACGTCCGGAGGCCGTCGAAGCGGCTCGGGTGGTCCGAGCGTGGTGTGAGGAGCACGCCGTGCGGTGCACGGACATCGACGTGTGGGGCGAGGACGGGCACCGCCGCGGTGCCCGTGCGGAGGTCGAGGCCGCGGGCAATCCCGACCTCGTCGTCACCCTGGGCGGAGACGGCACCTTCCTGCGCGGCGCCCGGCTGGCAGCGCAGAACGACGCCCTGGTCCTGGGCGTCGATCTCGGACGGGTGGGCTTTCTGACGGAGGTGCCGGCCTCCGGGGTGCGTGCCGCGCTGGACGCGGTGCGCGAGGACCGGCTGACGCTCGACACGCGCATGTTGCTCGCCATGCGCGCCTCCTGCCCCCTGAAAGTGCCGGCGGGTCTGGAGGAATGGGTGCGGTACGGCCGTGGCCCGCTCCTGCCGCCGCCTCAGGTGCGCCCGGACTGCGAGATCAACGACGAGTGGGGCATCCCCCTCGACGTGACCGCGCTCAACGACGTCGTGCTGGAGAAGCTGGCCCGGGACCGCCAGGTGTCGGTCGGTGTGTACATCTCCGGCAGGCTCCTGGCCGCCTACTCCGCCGACGCGCTGCTGGTGGCCACCCCGACCGGCTCGACCGCCTACAGCTTCGCCGCCGGCGGGCCCGTCGTCTCGCCGCGCGCCGAGGCCCTCGTCTTCACGCCGGTCGCCCCGCACATGGCGTTCGACCGGTCGATCGTCACGGCTCCCAACGAGGCCGTCGGGCTGCGTGTCCTCGAACGGTCGGGACCGGCGGCCGTCAGCATCGACGGACAGGTGCGGGGCGTTCTGGACCCGGGAGACTGGATCGGCGTGTACGCGGCGCCGCGCCGGCTGCGGGCCGCACGGCTCGGCCCGATGGACTTCTACGGCCGGCTGCGCGAGCGGATGAACCTGACCGACGCCCCGGCCGCCGTCGCCGACGGGAGTCCGGCGCCCCTCTGGTCGGTGAGCACGCCACCGCCCGGTGACCTTGCCCATCTGGCGCTGCTGGGGGTTCCGGACGGTCCGTCGACCATTCAGTGA
- a CDS encoding aminoglycoside adenylyltransferase domain-containing protein produces MTRTLVDPYSVPDELRPYLQEVVHRTHALCGSHLVSVIAVGSVALGDYRHGRSDVDVTVVVDGALPGRARPGRALPELAAALAHPALPCPATGLELVVYDRDFAARPSGEAGYLLDLNTGPLLPERASLDPSESPAFWYVIDRSVARQAGRVLYGRPAREVIAEPARADVLRAIRASVREHSAGEGHLADNRVLNGCRSVQFCRTGRWQAKRRAAEAVAAAEERFRPLLRAALHSYERPSRTAATALPANDVQAFLVWVAERVDESVEADRRG; encoded by the coding sequence ATGACCCGCACTCTCGTGGACCCGTACTCCGTCCCGGACGAACTGCGTCCCTACCTCCAGGAGGTCGTCCACCGCACGCACGCCCTGTGCGGATCCCACCTGGTGAGCGTCATCGCCGTCGGCTCCGTCGCGCTCGGCGACTACCGGCACGGACGCAGCGACGTCGACGTGACGGTGGTCGTGGACGGCGCCCTCCCCGGCCGAGCGCGCCCCGGCCGAGCCCTCCCCGAACTGGCCGCCGCACTGGCCCACCCCGCCCTGCCCTGCCCCGCGACGGGACTTGAACTCGTCGTCTACGACCGCGACTTCGCGGCCCGGCCTTCCGGCGAGGCCGGGTACCTGCTGGACCTCAACACGGGACCGCTCCTGCCCGAACGAGCCAGCCTCGACCCGTCGGAGTCGCCCGCGTTCTGGTACGTCATCGACCGTTCCGTCGCCCGGCAAGCCGGCCGTGTGCTGTACGGCAGGCCGGCGCGGGAGGTGATCGCCGAGCCCGCACGCGCCGACGTGCTCAGGGCGATCCGTGCCTCGGTCCGGGAGCACAGTGCCGGCGAAGGGCATCTCGCGGACAACCGGGTCCTCAACGGCTGCCGCTCCGTGCAGTTCTGCCGTACGGGCCGCTGGCAGGCCAAGCGCCGGGCGGCGGAGGCGGTCGCGGCAGCCGAGGAACGTTTCCGTCCGCTGTTGCGGGCCGCGCTGCACAGCTACGAACGCCCCTCCCGCACGGCCGCGACCGCACTGCCCGCCAACGACGTACAGGCCTTCCTGGTTTGGGTGGCGGAACGCGTCGACGAGTCGGTCGAAGCGGACCGGCGGGGGTAG
- a CDS encoding response regulator transcription factor, giving the protein MTPDRAAVRILVCDDHAVVRAGLLALLDSAPDIEVVGEAGTGEEALALAAKLAPDVVLMDLQLGEGIDGVETTRRLTSAPGASPHVLVLTTYDTDADITRAIEAGATGYLLKAERPDELFAAIHAAAEGRPALSAPVAGRVMANLRRPRPTLTDRERDILTQLARGIGNRDIACALFISEATVKTHLRRIYDKLGVDTRAGAVAVAKEQRLLP; this is encoded by the coding sequence ATGACCCCCGACCGCGCTGCCGTACGCATCCTCGTCTGCGACGACCACGCCGTCGTACGGGCCGGCCTGCTCGCGCTGCTCGACAGTGCGCCCGACATCGAGGTCGTCGGGGAGGCCGGCACCGGCGAGGAGGCGCTCGCGCTGGCCGCGAAACTCGCGCCGGACGTGGTGCTGATGGATCTGCAACTGGGCGAGGGCATCGACGGCGTGGAAACCACCCGCCGCCTGACGTCGGCCCCCGGCGCCTCCCCCCACGTCCTGGTCCTGACCACCTACGACACCGACGCCGACATCACCCGCGCCATCGAGGCGGGCGCCACCGGCTATCTGCTCAAGGCCGAGCGCCCCGACGAACTCTTCGCCGCGATCCACGCCGCCGCCGAGGGACGCCCCGCCCTGTCCGCGCCGGTCGCGGGCCGCGTCATGGCCAACCTCCGCCGACCCCGCCCCACCCTCACCGACCGTGAGCGTGACATCCTCACCCAGCTCGCCCGCGGCATCGGCAACCGCGACATCGCGTGCGCCCTGTTCATCAGCGAGGCCACCGTCAAGACCCACCTGCGCCGCATCTACGACAAGCTCGGCGTCGACACCCGGGCAGGCGCGGTAGCGGTAGCGAAGGAACAGCGCTTGCTGCCGTGA
- a CDS encoding sensor histidine kinase gives MPNRSYEPSTVDTRWLGVVMHAAFFLLLGGALARFVLRHPGEPRTPWIIALCVVLAVLHLLGPRTGDTRPRPTRRHSAWLALVVVVWMVLVVLAPSFAWCAVPLFYTGLRTLPARAALVLVAVLTVFVVAAQVQLSGRFDPNLVLAPPAVAALATAVFLQMERHTARQRVLIDDLIRTRHELAASERREGTLAERQRLSMEIHDTLAQGLSSQQMLLQAADRVWDTEPDKARAHVRTAASVAAHNLAEARRFVHDLAPADLAGGGLDQALRTLAGRESGADLSVRLHVDGAERLPQLPDRVQSALLRIAQGALANVREHACASSAALTLTLLDDEVVLDVSDDGHGFDPAATPDSPGAGRGHGLPAMRARLRALGGSLTVDSASGEGTVLSAAVPLEAPR, from the coding sequence ATGCCGAACCGGTCCTACGAACCGAGCACCGTGGACACCCGGTGGCTCGGCGTCGTGATGCACGCGGCGTTCTTCCTGCTGCTCGGCGGAGCGCTGGCCCGGTTCGTGCTGCGGCATCCCGGCGAACCGCGTACTCCCTGGATCATCGCGCTGTGCGTCGTGCTCGCCGTCCTGCATCTGCTGGGCCCGAGGACCGGCGACACGCGCCCGCGGCCCACGCGGCGGCACTCGGCCTGGCTGGCACTGGTCGTCGTGGTGTGGATGGTCCTGGTCGTGCTCGCGCCCAGCTTCGCCTGGTGCGCGGTGCCCCTCTTCTACACCGGTCTTCGCACGCTGCCGGCCCGCGCGGCTCTGGTTCTCGTGGCGGTCCTGACGGTGTTCGTCGTCGCCGCGCAGGTACAGCTGTCGGGCCGCTTCGACCCGAACCTGGTCCTCGCGCCGCCCGCCGTCGCCGCCCTCGCCACCGCCGTCTTCCTCCAGATGGAACGGCACACCGCGCGCCAGCGCGTCCTGATCGACGACCTGATCCGCACCCGCCACGAACTCGCCGCCTCCGAACGCCGCGAGGGCACTCTCGCCGAACGCCAGCGGCTCTCCATGGAGATCCACGACACGCTCGCCCAGGGTCTGTCCAGCCAGCAGATGCTGCTGCAGGCGGCGGACCGGGTGTGGGACACCGAACCGGACAAGGCCCGCGCCCATGTGCGCACCGCCGCGTCCGTCGCCGCGCACAACCTCGCCGAGGCCCGGCGCTTCGTACACGACCTGGCCCCCGCCGACCTCGCCGGCGGTGGTCTCGATCAGGCCCTGCGCACGCTGGCCGGGCGGGAGTCCGGCGCCGACCTCTCCGTACGCCTCCACGTCGACGGTGCCGAGCGCCTCCCGCAGTTGCCCGACCGTGTCCAGTCCGCCCTGCTGCGCATCGCCCAGGGCGCCCTGGCCAACGTCCGTGAGCACGCCTGCGCGAGCAGCGCCGCCCTCACCCTGACCCTCCTCGACGACGAGGTCGTCCTGGACGTCTCCGACGACGGCCACGGCTTCGACCCGGCCGCAACTCCCGACTCCCCCGGCGCCGGACGCGGCCACGGACTGCCCGCCATGCGGGCCCGGCTGCGCGCGCTCGGCGGAAGCCTCACCGTCGACTCCGCGTCCGGCGAGGGCACCGTCCTGTCCGCGGCCGTTCCCCTGGAGGCGCCCCGATGA